The following coding sequences lie in one Hippoglossus hippoglossus isolate fHipHip1 chromosome 14, fHipHip1.pri, whole genome shotgun sequence genomic window:
- the emsy gene encoding BRCA2-interacting transcriptional repressor EMSY isoform X13, which produces MPMIQLEKPVLTGTMPVVWPTILDLGRDECKRILRKLELEAYAGVISALRAQGDLTKEKKDLLGELTKILGISTERHRAEVRRAVNDERLTTIAYHMSGPNSSSEWSIEGRRLVPLLPRLVPQTAFTVTANAVASATANQNASLLLPAETGNKEVVVCYSYTSTTCTSTNATSTSGAMGAAVKSPRPPSPSSNVVVLPSGSTVYVKSVSCSDEDEKPRKRRRTNSSSSSPVMLKEVSKISPQVSKSITVPMGSSPKMSNIMQSIANSLPPHLSPVKITFTKPTIQTTNTTTQKVIIVTTSPSSNFVPNILSKSHAHNNAALSKLGASTMLTAPTQKQTVVFPSTNPNTIAVTSVVSSSPSVVMSTVAQCSGSAGVKVASARLPSPKTLVGSPTQILAQFSKQHSPKHLQQGSPLGVAGIGQTQTTSCLTGTKPTIQIKQESGVKIITQQVQPSKILPKPSSVALSGSSSSPIMVVSSNGAIMTTKLVTQPTASQGTYTRPTVGTNIGARITASGGGATYVKTTSGSIITVVPKSLATLGGKIISSNIVSGTTTKITTIPMTSKPNVIVVQKTTGKGATIQGLPGKNVVTTLLNAGGEKSLQAVQGTKPAIITASRPITKMIVTQPKGLSAGSVATATKIIPTKIVYGQQGKTQVLIKPKPVFQTAVVSEQTRQLVTETLQQVTRAAEVGHVLASCSDGSTKDEVASFTEASSLAGEASHGSVQEMHPVVHVLSSREQDWTEQEVSVESTPTIIYQEVTAGESQSATSTIKALLELQQITVKEKGEAKLRQHTIDLSQLAVPIQLTQEKRPSAESPRPSTSEAEPSTEFLATGKVSRVGEDHNFKPAAVSAAAAAAAASHVSHMASESKTVLEVGDLEGDTLDPQTGLFYRSSQPAADPVKPTSSSVGAQPPPLSQAEAEQSRHTSTSAQVPPPPPPPQLQSKPQMSQPSSSSTAFPSTPPLTKKLPKLREQTLPKPQTLTQSPKDRPLPAPAQLVAKVVTPSPPTKLLVTPQLPKLQQAPTSHHRPLHTPMSHPPPLQAHHPVSTEKTVSSQPIITQSATVTKITFGSSHHSSPVFSSAEATAKLVPESSSGPPGAKPSVSDILKISMMEAEIDPSTEPMVVDSSSDCGPLGKALAVQAVSGTLDSGQFISSSGAAMHHSHAKTQQFSCMPGLTAQRSKADLEVIEVIPQYSILPDSSQSNVVVEPSGFLEITNYTSQQLEEDSPMEQEVDSSNDEAAAASPPDQP; this is translated from the exons CCCATGATTCAGCTGGAGAAGCCAGTGCTGACTGGTACCATGCCAGTGGTATGGCCCACCATCCTTGACCTGGGCAGGGATGAGTGCAAAAGAATTCTCCGTAAACTGG AGCTGGAGGCCTACGCCGGGGTTATCAGCGCACTGAGAGCCCAGGGAGACCTGACCAAGGAGAAAAAGGATCTTCTAGGAGAACTCACTAAAATCCTCGG AATCTCAACTGAGCGCCATCGTGCAGAAGTTCGCCGGGCTGTCAATGATGAGCGCCTCACTACAATTGCTTATCA CATGTCCGGTCCTAACAGCTCGTCTGAATGGTCCATCGAAGGACGCCGGCTCGTTCCCTTGCTGCCGAGGCTGGTCCCTCAAACAGCTTTTACTGTCACTGCTAACGCGGTGGCCAGCGCCACGGCCAATCAGAACGCCTCCCTTCTGTTGCCGgctgaaacaggaaacaaagaag TGGTCGTATGTTACTCCTACACAAGCACCACCTGCACCTCCACCAACGCTACATCGACCAGCGGCGCGATGGGAGCAGCGGTGAAGTCACCACGACCACCCAGCCCCTCGTCCAACGTGGTGGTGCTGCCCAGCGGGAGCACGGTCTATGTGAAAA GTGTGAGTTGTTCTGACGAAGACGAGAAGCCTCGCAAGCGACGGCGAACCAACTCGTCCAGCTCGTCGCCGGTGATGCTGAAGGAGGTTTCCAAGATTTCTCCGCAGGTTTCCAAGAGCATCACGGTGCCAATGGGCAGCAGCCCCAAGATGAGCAACATCATGCAGAGCATCGCCAACTCGCTGCCGCCTCACCTGTCCCCCGTCAAGATCACCTTCACCAAGCCGACCATCCAGACCACCAACACCACTACGCAGAAG GTGATCATCGTGACGACTTCCCCGAGCTCCAACTTTGTGCCCAACATCCTGTCCAAGTCTCACGCCCACAACAACGCCGCCTTGTCCAAGCTGGGCGCCTCCACCATGCTGACCGCGCCCACGCAGAAACAGACGGTGGTGTTCCCCTCCACCAACCCCAACACCATCGCCGTGACATCAGTGGTCTCCTCCAGTCCGTCGGTGGTCATGTCAACGGTCGCACAAT GTTCTGGTTCTGCTGGAGTGAAGGTGGCGTCAGCCCGACTTCCTTCACCCAAGACACTGGTGGGCTCACCCACTCAAATCCTGGCCCAGTTCTCCAAACAGCACTCACCCAAACACCTGCAGCAGGGCTCGCCTTTAGGAGTCGCCGGCATCGGTCAGACCCAGACCACGTCCTGCTTAACTGGAACCAAGCCGACCATCCAGATCAAACAGGAGTCCG gagtgAAAATCATCACTCAGCAGGTTCAGCCCAGTAAAATCCTGCCCAAGCCGTCGTCAGTGGCTCTGTCCGGCAGCAGCTCGTCTCCCATCATGGTCGTCAGCAGCAACGGAGCCATCATGACCACCAAGCTGGTCACTCAGCCCACAG CTTCCCAGGGAACCTACACTCGACCCACTGTCGGCACCAACATCGGAGCAAGAATAACAGCCTCTGGCGGGGGGGCTACCTACGTGAAGACCACCAGCGGCAGCATCATCACCGTTGTGCCCAAGTCGCTGGCCACTCTGGGCGGGAAAATCATCAGCAGCAACATCGTGTCTG GCACGACGACGAAGATCACGACCATCCCCATGACGTCCAAACCGAACGTCATCGTGGTGCAGAAAACGACGGGAAAAGGAGCGACCATCCAGGGGCTGCCGGGCAAGAACGTGGTCACCACACTTTTAAATGCGGGG GGTGAGAAGAGCTTACAGGCCGTTCAAGGGACCAAACCAGCGATCATCACCGCCTCCAGACCCATCACCAAGATGATCGTCACCCAGCCCAAAGGCCTGAGCGCTGGATCCGTGGCCACCGCCACCAAGATCATCCCAACCAAGATCGTCTACGGCCAGCAGGGCAAGACGCAG GTTCTCATCAAGCCCAAGCCCGTTTTCCAGACGGCGGTGGTGAGCGAACAGACCAGGCAGCTGGTCACAGAGACGCTGCAGCAGGTGACGCGCGCCGCAGAGGTGGGTCATGTTCTGGCCTCCTGCTCGGACGGGTCCACGAAGGACGAGGTCGCCAGCTTCACGGAGGCGAGCAGCTTAGCAGGCGAGGCCTCACACGGCAGCGTTCAAG AAATGCACCCTGTAGTGCACGTGTTGTCCTCCAGAGAGCAGGATTGGACCGAGCAGGAAGTATCAGTGGAGTCCACTCCCACTATCATCTATCAGGAGGTGACAGCCGGGGAATCCCAGTCAGCGACCTCCACTATCAAAGCTCTGCTGGAGCTGCAACAAATTACTG tGAAGGAGAAGGGCGAGGCCAAACTGCGGCAGCACACTATCGACCTGAGCCAGCTGGCCGTGCCCATCCAGCTGACCCAGGAGAAGAGGCCCAGCGCCGAGTCGCCCAGACCCTCCACCTCAGAGGCGGAGCCCAGCACCGAGTTCCTTGCGACAG gtAAAGTCAGCAGAGTTGGCGAGGATCACAACTTCAAACCAGCCGCCGTCtcggcagcagctgcagcagctgcagcttcgcACGTCAGCCACATG GCGTCTGAAAGTAAAACTGTGTTGGAGGTGGGGGATCTGGAGGGCGACACCTTGGACCCTCAGACGGGCTTGTTCTACCGCTCCTCTCAACCAGCGGCAGATCCCGTGAAGCCAACTTCCAGCTCAGTAGGTGCTCAGCCGCCACCTTTGAGCCAGGCAGAGGCCGAGCAGAGCCGGCACACCTCCACCTCCGCCCAggtgccgccgccgccaccgccacctCAACTGCAGAGCAAACCTCAGATGAGCcagccctcctcttcctccactgccttcccctccaccccccctctgACCAAGAAACTCCCCAAACTACGAGAGCAGACTCTGCCCAAACCCCAGACCCTAACCCAGAGCCCTAAGGACAGACCGCTGCCTGCACCAGCCCAGTTAGTAGCCAAGGTCGTGACCCCGAGCCCGCCGACCAAGCTCCTGGTGACACCGCAGCTCCCCAAGCTCCAGCAAGCGCCCACGTCCCACCACAGACCCCTGCACACGCCCATGTCCCACCCTCCTCCACTGCAGGCGCACCACCCTGTCAGCACGGAAAAGACGGTGTCCAGTCAG CCGATCATCACACAGAGCGCCACTGTCACCAAGATCACCTTCGGCAGTTCCCACCATTCATCGCCGGTCTTCAGCAGCGCAGAGGCCACGGCCAAACTGGTCCCCGAGTCCAGCTCCGGGCCCCCGGGAGCCAAACCCTCGGTGTCCGACATCCTGAAGATCTCTATGATGGAGGCGGAGATCGACCCGAGCACGGAGCCCATGGTGGTGGATTCCTCCAGCGACTGCGGCCCTCTGGGTAAAGCCCTGGCGGTGCAGGCTGTGTCCGGCACGCTGGACTCGGGCCAGTTCATCAGCAGCTCCGGGGCCGCCATGCATCACTCCCACGCCAAGACGCAGCAGTTCAGCTGCATGCCGGGCCTCACCGCACAGAGGAGCAAGGCAGACCTGGAGGTAATCGAG GTGATTCCTCAGTACTCCATCCTGCCGGACTCCAGCCAGTCCAACGTGGTGGTGGAGCCCAGCGGCTTCCTGGAGATCACCAACTACACCagccagcagctggaggaggacagCCCCATGGAGCAGGAGGTGGACAGCAGCAACGACGAGGCCGCGGCCGCCAGCCCCCCCGACCAGCCCTAG
- the emsy gene encoding BRCA2-interacting transcriptional repressor EMSY isoform X11 translates to MPMIQLEKPVLTGTMPVVWPTILDLGRDECKRILRKLELEAYAGVISALRAQGDLTKEKKDLLGELTKILGISTERHRAEVRRAVNDERLTTIAYHMSGPNSSSEWSIEGRRLVPLLPRLVPQTAFTVTANAVASATANQNASLLLPAETGNKEVVVCYSYTSTTCTSTNATSTSGAMGAAVKSPRPPSPSSNVVVLPSGSTVYVKSVSCSDEDEKPRKRRRTNSSSSSPVMLKEVSKISPQVSKSITVPMGSSPKMSNIMQSIANSLPPHLSPVKITFTKPTIQTTNTTTQKVIIVTTSPSSNFVPNILSKSHAHNNAALSKLGASTMLTAPTQKQTVVFPSTNPNTIAVTSVVSSSPSVVMSTVAQCSGSAGVKVASARLPSPKTLVGSPTQILAQFSKQHSPKHLQQGSPLGVAGIGQTQTTSCLTGTKPTIQIKQESGVKIITQQVQPSKILPKPSSVALSGSSSSPIMVVSSNGAIMTTKLVTQPTASQGTYTRPTVGTNIGARITASGGGATYVKTTSGSIITVVPKSLATLGGKIISSNIVSGTTTKITTIPMTSKPNVIVVQKTTGKGATIQGLPGKNVVTTLLNAGGEKSLQAVQGTKPAIITASRPITKMIVTQPKGLSAGSVATATKIIPTKIVYGQQGKTQVLIKPKPVFQTAVVSEQTRQLVTETLQQVTRAAEVGHVLASCSDGSTKDEVASFTEASSLAGEASHGSVQEMHPVVHVLSSREQDWTEQEVSVESTPTIIYQEVTAGESQSATSTIKALLELQQITVKEKGEAKLRQHTIDLSQLAVPIQLTQEKRPSAESPRPSTSEAEPSTEFLATGKVSRVGEDHNFKPAAVSAAAAAAAASHVSHMASESKTVLEVGDLEGDTLDPQTGLFYRSSQPAADPVKPTSSSVGAQPPPLSQAEAEQSRHTSTSAQVPPPPPPPQLQSKPQMSQPSSSSTAFPSTPPLTKKLPKLREQTLPKPQTLTQSPKDRPLPAPAQLVAKVVTPSPPTKLLVTPQLPKLQQAPTSHHRPLHTPMSHPPPLQAHHPVSTEKTVSSQQPIITQSATVTKITFGSSHHSSPVFSSAEATAKLVPESSSGPPGAKPSVSDILKISMMEAEIDPSTEPMVVDSSSDCGPLGKALAVQAVSGTLDSGQFISSSGAAMHHSHAKTQQFSCMPGLTAQRSKADLEVIEVIPQYSILPDSSQSNVVVEPSGFLEITNYTSQQLEEDSPMEQEVDSSNDEAAAASPPDQP, encoded by the exons CCCATGATTCAGCTGGAGAAGCCAGTGCTGACTGGTACCATGCCAGTGGTATGGCCCACCATCCTTGACCTGGGCAGGGATGAGTGCAAAAGAATTCTCCGTAAACTGG AGCTGGAGGCCTACGCCGGGGTTATCAGCGCACTGAGAGCCCAGGGAGACCTGACCAAGGAGAAAAAGGATCTTCTAGGAGAACTCACTAAAATCCTCGG AATCTCAACTGAGCGCCATCGTGCAGAAGTTCGCCGGGCTGTCAATGATGAGCGCCTCACTACAATTGCTTATCA CATGTCCGGTCCTAACAGCTCGTCTGAATGGTCCATCGAAGGACGCCGGCTCGTTCCCTTGCTGCCGAGGCTGGTCCCTCAAACAGCTTTTACTGTCACTGCTAACGCGGTGGCCAGCGCCACGGCCAATCAGAACGCCTCCCTTCTGTTGCCGgctgaaacaggaaacaaagaag TGGTCGTATGTTACTCCTACACAAGCACCACCTGCACCTCCACCAACGCTACATCGACCAGCGGCGCGATGGGAGCAGCGGTGAAGTCACCACGACCACCCAGCCCCTCGTCCAACGTGGTGGTGCTGCCCAGCGGGAGCACGGTCTATGTGAAAA GTGTGAGTTGTTCTGACGAAGACGAGAAGCCTCGCAAGCGACGGCGAACCAACTCGTCCAGCTCGTCGCCGGTGATGCTGAAGGAGGTTTCCAAGATTTCTCCGCAGGTTTCCAAGAGCATCACGGTGCCAATGGGCAGCAGCCCCAAGATGAGCAACATCATGCAGAGCATCGCCAACTCGCTGCCGCCTCACCTGTCCCCCGTCAAGATCACCTTCACCAAGCCGACCATCCAGACCACCAACACCACTACGCAGAAG GTGATCATCGTGACGACTTCCCCGAGCTCCAACTTTGTGCCCAACATCCTGTCCAAGTCTCACGCCCACAACAACGCCGCCTTGTCCAAGCTGGGCGCCTCCACCATGCTGACCGCGCCCACGCAGAAACAGACGGTGGTGTTCCCCTCCACCAACCCCAACACCATCGCCGTGACATCAGTGGTCTCCTCCAGTCCGTCGGTGGTCATGTCAACGGTCGCACAAT GTTCTGGTTCTGCTGGAGTGAAGGTGGCGTCAGCCCGACTTCCTTCACCCAAGACACTGGTGGGCTCACCCACTCAAATCCTGGCCCAGTTCTCCAAACAGCACTCACCCAAACACCTGCAGCAGGGCTCGCCTTTAGGAGTCGCCGGCATCGGTCAGACCCAGACCACGTCCTGCTTAACTGGAACCAAGCCGACCATCCAGATCAAACAGGAGTCCG gagtgAAAATCATCACTCAGCAGGTTCAGCCCAGTAAAATCCTGCCCAAGCCGTCGTCAGTGGCTCTGTCCGGCAGCAGCTCGTCTCCCATCATGGTCGTCAGCAGCAACGGAGCCATCATGACCACCAAGCTGGTCACTCAGCCCACAG CTTCCCAGGGAACCTACACTCGACCCACTGTCGGCACCAACATCGGAGCAAGAATAACAGCCTCTGGCGGGGGGGCTACCTACGTGAAGACCACCAGCGGCAGCATCATCACCGTTGTGCCCAAGTCGCTGGCCACTCTGGGCGGGAAAATCATCAGCAGCAACATCGTGTCTG GCACGACGACGAAGATCACGACCATCCCCATGACGTCCAAACCGAACGTCATCGTGGTGCAGAAAACGACGGGAAAAGGAGCGACCATCCAGGGGCTGCCGGGCAAGAACGTGGTCACCACACTTTTAAATGCGGGG GGTGAGAAGAGCTTACAGGCCGTTCAAGGGACCAAACCAGCGATCATCACCGCCTCCAGACCCATCACCAAGATGATCGTCACCCAGCCCAAAGGCCTGAGCGCTGGATCCGTGGCCACCGCCACCAAGATCATCCCAACCAAGATCGTCTACGGCCAGCAGGGCAAGACGCAG GTTCTCATCAAGCCCAAGCCCGTTTTCCAGACGGCGGTGGTGAGCGAACAGACCAGGCAGCTGGTCACAGAGACGCTGCAGCAGGTGACGCGCGCCGCAGAGGTGGGTCATGTTCTGGCCTCCTGCTCGGACGGGTCCACGAAGGACGAGGTCGCCAGCTTCACGGAGGCGAGCAGCTTAGCAGGCGAGGCCTCACACGGCAGCGTTCAAG AAATGCACCCTGTAGTGCACGTGTTGTCCTCCAGAGAGCAGGATTGGACCGAGCAGGAAGTATCAGTGGAGTCCACTCCCACTATCATCTATCAGGAGGTGACAGCCGGGGAATCCCAGTCAGCGACCTCCACTATCAAAGCTCTGCTGGAGCTGCAACAAATTACTG tGAAGGAGAAGGGCGAGGCCAAACTGCGGCAGCACACTATCGACCTGAGCCAGCTGGCCGTGCCCATCCAGCTGACCCAGGAGAAGAGGCCCAGCGCCGAGTCGCCCAGACCCTCCACCTCAGAGGCGGAGCCCAGCACCGAGTTCCTTGCGACAG gtAAAGTCAGCAGAGTTGGCGAGGATCACAACTTCAAACCAGCCGCCGTCtcggcagcagctgcagcagctgcagcttcgcACGTCAGCCACATG GCGTCTGAAAGTAAAACTGTGTTGGAGGTGGGGGATCTGGAGGGCGACACCTTGGACCCTCAGACGGGCTTGTTCTACCGCTCCTCTCAACCAGCGGCAGATCCCGTGAAGCCAACTTCCAGCTCAGTAGGTGCTCAGCCGCCACCTTTGAGCCAGGCAGAGGCCGAGCAGAGCCGGCACACCTCCACCTCCGCCCAggtgccgccgccgccaccgccacctCAACTGCAGAGCAAACCTCAGATGAGCcagccctcctcttcctccactgccttcccctccaccccccctctgACCAAGAAACTCCCCAAACTACGAGAGCAGACTCTGCCCAAACCCCAGACCCTAACCCAGAGCCCTAAGGACAGACCGCTGCCTGCACCAGCCCAGTTAGTAGCCAAGGTCGTGACCCCGAGCCCGCCGACCAAGCTCCTGGTGACACCGCAGCTCCCCAAGCTCCAGCAAGCGCCCACGTCCCACCACAGACCCCTGCACACGCCCATGTCCCACCCTCCTCCACTGCAGGCGCACCACCCTGTCAGCACGGAAAAGACGGTGTCCAGTCAG CAGCCGATCATCACACAGAGCGCCACTGTCACCAAGATCACCTTCGGCAGTTCCCACCATTCATCGCCGGTCTTCAGCAGCGCAGAGGCCACGGCCAAACTGGTCCCCGAGTCCAGCTCCGGGCCCCCGGGAGCCAAACCCTCGGTGTCCGACATCCTGAAGATCTCTATGATGGAGGCGGAGATCGACCCGAGCACGGAGCCCATGGTGGTGGATTCCTCCAGCGACTGCGGCCCTCTGGGTAAAGCCCTGGCGGTGCAGGCTGTGTCCGGCACGCTGGACTCGGGCCAGTTCATCAGCAGCTCCGGGGCCGCCATGCATCACTCCCACGCCAAGACGCAGCAGTTCAGCTGCATGCCGGGCCTCACCGCACAGAGGAGCAAGGCAGACCTGGAGGTAATCGAG GTGATTCCTCAGTACTCCATCCTGCCGGACTCCAGCCAGTCCAACGTGGTGGTGGAGCCCAGCGGCTTCCTGGAGATCACCAACTACACCagccagcagctggaggaggacagCCCCATGGAGCAGGAGGTGGACAGCAGCAACGACGAGGCCGCGGCCGCCAGCCCCCCCGACCAGCCCTAG